The uncultured Bacteroides sp. DNA segment GTAGAGAGTGATATTGATAAGTTCGAGCAGCTTTGATCAGTAGTATTGGATGGAGCAGATAACCGATACCTTGATTTGTGACACGGGGCGAATTGCTGTATGGCAGTCCGACCCCGATTTCGACTATAACCGTGAGTTGATAAAGCCTGAAATGGATCTTATTCAATGGGTTTCGTCCTGGTTTGGTGACTGGTTGAGCAGAATATTCGGCCACACTTTTGCTTCTAAATATACCGAAGTTGTGTTGATTGTACTCTTACTGCTTATTGTCGTCCTGATTGTTTGGTTCGTATACCGTAAACGCCCTGAACTATTTATGCGTTCACGCAAATATGCTGTGCCATACAGTGTTGAAAATGATACCATATATGGAGTGGACTTTGAGAAAGAGATTGCAGACGCTCTTTCACGAGATGATTTTAAGGAAGCTTCCCGTTTGCTCTATTTACAAACATTAAAGTGGCTGACGGATGAAGGTCGAATAGATTGGCAACTTTACAAAACTCCTACCGAATATATCTATGAGATTAAGGTAGAAGAACAGCGCTTCTCTTTCAGAAGACTGACCA contains these protein-coding regions:
- a CDS encoding DUF4129 domain-containing protein translates to MEQITDTLICDTGRIAVWQSDPDFDYNRELIKPEMDLIQWVSSWFGDWLSRIFGHTFASKYTEVVLIVLLLLIVVLIVWFVYRKRPELFMRSRKYAVPYSVENDTIYGVDFEKEIADALSRDDFKEASRLLYLQTLKWLTDEGRIDWQLYKTPTEYIYEIKVEEQRFSFRRLTNRFLRARYGNFEVLESEFREMKALQQEMMKGGWDEK